Proteins encoded together in one Nitrospirota bacterium window:
- a CDS encoding cupin domain-containing protein, with the protein MLKKIEITYRVKCYHGEDVQRLVRKIALEQTVEVPEELAAIRGIGDTIIGKTESITPLDENLYLATISYNPEITAYQLPQFLNVLYGNISLLNGIKIVDIKLPECFIEKFRGPNFGIEGIRKLLGVYGRPLLSTALKPMGLSPAELAEIAYNFAHGGGDLIKDDHGLVDRSFDKFKQRISLCTRAVTKANFETGKNTIYFPNICAQADMLERCVSFAADEGIRGILISPFLVGIDSVRYLSEKFNMIVMSHPALTGTHFHDLNHGISIDVLLGTIFRLAGADISIYPNTGGRFGFTQSDCKKLHDALRHPLYHIKPSFPAPAGGMSFDSITDMAALYGSDTVYLIGGALHLYNKSLRKGTADFLIKIREIFDEKTTPPDLSSNSAHSSCDMTANTQGELLCHLPFNSFLWHGRIPTVYKASEHQDFKDIIRHELTGQYGEQTNFDLRYFEIAEKGYSSLEKHQHEHVIICVRGVGQLISGEDKITLNPLDVAYVPPMQVHRLINETAEPFGFFCIVDHIRDKPQKP; encoded by the coding sequence GTGCTGAAAAAAATCGAGATAACCTATCGTGTAAAATGTTACCACGGTGAGGACGTTCAACGTCTTGTAAGAAAGATTGCCCTTGAACAGACTGTTGAGGTGCCTGAGGAGCTTGCTGCCATACGAGGTATTGGAGATACAATTATAGGTAAAACCGAAAGTATCACACCATTAGATGAAAACCTATACCTCGCTACAATATCCTATAACCCCGAAATAACCGCATACCAGTTGCCACAGTTTTTAAATGTCCTCTATGGCAACATTTCACTGCTTAACGGGATTAAAATTGTGGATATTAAGCTACCGGAGTGTTTTATAGAAAAATTCCGCGGGCCAAACTTTGGGATTGAAGGTATTAGAAAACTCCTCGGTGTTTATGGCCGTCCGCTTCTTAGCACTGCTCTGAAACCGATGGGACTGTCTCCCGCCGAGTTGGCTGAAATCGCTTATAACTTTGCTCATGGCGGCGGTGACCTCATAAAGGATGACCACGGCCTCGTTGACCGCAGTTTTGATAAATTTAAACAAAGAATTTCCTTGTGTACAAGGGCCGTAACAAAAGCAAATTTTGAAACTGGTAAAAACACTATCTATTTTCCAAATATATGCGCACAGGCGGATATGCTTGAGCGCTGTGTCAGCTTTGCCGCAGATGAGGGTATCAGAGGGATTCTTATCTCTCCTTTTTTGGTTGGAATTGACTCGGTGCGGTATCTCAGCGAAAAATTTAATATGATAGTTATGTCTCATCCGGCACTTACCGGCACACATTTTCACGACTTAAATCATGGGATTTCTATTGACGTTTTGCTTGGCACAATTTTCAGGCTGGCAGGCGCCGATATCTCCATCTACCCCAATACGGGAGGAAGATTCGGGTTTACTCAATCTGACTGCAAAAAACTTCATGATGCGCTAAGACACCCACTTTACCATATAAAGCCGTCATTCCCGGCCCCTGCAGGCGGCATGAGCTTTGACAGTATCACTGATATGGCAGCACTTTACGGCTCTGACACGGTCTATCTGATTGGAGGTGCCCTTCATCTTTACAACAAGAGTTTAAGAAAAGGCACCGCAGATTTTTTAATTAAAATAAGGGAAATATTTGATGAAAAAACAACGCCTCCTGATTTGTCATCTAACTCTGCCCATTCATCTTGTGACATGACCGCTAACACACAGGGTGAGCTACTGTGCCACCTTCCATTTAATAGTTTCTTGTGGCACGGCAGAATCCCAACGGTTTATAAAGCATCGGAACATCAGGATTTTAAAGACATAATCCGCCATGAACTTACCGGACAATACGGCGAGCAGACGAATTTTGATCTCAGATATTTTGAAATTGCTGAAAAAGGTTATTCAAGCCTTGAAAAACACCAGCATGAACATGTAATAATATGTGTGCGTGGGGTTGGCCAACTGATAAGCGGTGAGGATAAAATTACGCTCAATCCGCTTGATGTGGCATATGTGCCCCCAATGCAGGTTCATCGTCTTATAAATGAAACAGCAGAGCCGTTTGGGTTTTTCTGCATAGTTGACCATATAAGGGATAAACCTCAAAAACCGTAA
- a CDS encoding Uma2 family endonuclease, protein METIERDLDLTEIINGEEIMGPSPFIHHQNISANLYDIIRQHIKKHNLGKLFFSPLDVIFEEGINRLQPDLLFIKKENSYIEQDWVRGVPDMVCEIISPGTYKKDTATKKKIYEKYKVPEYWIVIPELKTVEVLTIENDKYEQYSFAELEGVVNSKVIEGLKIDISEIFV, encoded by the coding sequence ATGGAAACAATTGAAAGAGATCTGGACTTAACTGAAATCATTAATGGAGAGGAAATCATGGGCCCTAGTCCATTTATACATCATCAAAACATATCAGCTAATTTGTATGATATCATACGTCAGCACATCAAAAAACATAATTTAGGGAAATTGTTTTTTTCACCACTTGACGTGATCTTTGAAGAAGGGATTAACAGGCTTCAACCTGATTTATTGTTTATAAAAAAAGAGAATTCATACATTGAGCAGGACTGGGTAAGAGGCGTGCCTGATATGGTGTGTGAGATAATCTCTCCAGGTACATACAAAAAAGATACCGCGACTAAGAAAAAGATATATGAAAAGTACAAAGTCCCTGAGTATTGGATAGTAATACCAGAGTTAAAGACTGTAGAGGTATTAACTATCGAAAACGATAAGTACGAGCAATATTCTTTCGCAGAACTTGAAGGCGTGGTTAATTCTAAAGTCATAGAAGGACTTAAGATTGACATTAGCGAAATATTTGTGTAA
- the lsrF gene encoding 3-hydroxy-5-phosphonooxypentane-2,4-dione thiolase: MADLDNVKEAKLFYPEVAQKSDVFFLKGSNSLDWGMKNRLSKIFDPNSGKTVMLAIDHGYFQGPTTGLERVDINIVPLIPYTDTLMLTRGILRSVIPPTYQRGIVMRASGGPSILKELSNEEIAVDIEDSIRLNVSAMAVQVFIGGEYETKSIHNMTRLVDIGNRYGIPTLAVTAVGKDMARDARYFRLACRICAELGASYVKTYYVPDGFDTVTASCPVPIVMAGGKKLPELDALTMSYNAIQQGAAGVDMGRNIFQADDPIAMIQAVRKVVHESMAPKQALEFYQTLKNEKKH; encoded by the coding sequence ATGGCAGACCTTGACAACGTAAAAGAAGCTAAACTTTTCTACCCTGAGGTTGCTCAAAAGAGCGATGTATTTTTTCTGAAAGGATCAAACTCCCTTGATTGGGGGATGAAAAACCGTCTTTCTAAAATCTTTGACCCAAACTCCGGAAAAACCGTGATGCTTGCCATTGACCACGGTTATTTTCAGGGACCGACGACCGGCCTTGAAAGAGTGGATATTAATATTGTTCCGCTTATACCCTATACTGACACCCTGATGCTGACCCGAGGGATTTTAAGATCAGTAATTCCTCCCACATACCAAAGAGGAATAGTGATGAGGGCAAGCGGAGGCCCAAGCATTTTAAAGGAACTATCCAACGAGGAAATCGCAGTTGATATTGAAGACTCCATCCGTCTTAATGTATCAGCCATGGCAGTTCAGGTTTTTATCGGAGGCGAATATGAAACAAAATCAATTCACAATATGACCCGCCTTGTTGACATAGGTAACCGTTATGGGATTCCCACACTGGCTGTTACTGCCGTCGGTAAGGATATGGCAAGAGATGCGCGGTATTTCAGGCTTGCATGCAGGATTTGTGCTGAGCTTGGCGCCTCCTATGTTAAGACCTACTATGTGCCGGATGGGTTTGACACTGTTACCGCCTCGTGTCCTGTGCCGATAGTCATGGCAGGCGGCAAAAAGCTTCCCGAACTGGATGCTCTTACAATGTCCTACAATGCAATTCAACAAGGAGCTGCCGGGGTTGATATGGGCAGAAATATTTTTCAGGCCGATGACCCGATTGCTATGATTCAGGCCGTAAGAAAAGTCGTGCACGAAAGTATGGCGCCTAAACAGGCTCTTGAATTTTATCAGACATTGAAAAACGAAAAGAAACACTAA